The following are encoded together in the Serratia sp. UGAL515B_01 genome:
- a CDS encoding L-ribulose-5-phosphate 3-epimerase produces MVPLGIYEKALPSGGSWFERLQLARELEFDFVEISIDESDERLARLDWSREQRLALVTAVANSGVRVPSMCLSAHRRFPLGSEDDAVRDQGLIIMQKAIRLAQDTGIRVIQLAGYDVYYQQANDNTRERFRLGLQQAVEMASRAQVTLAMEIMDYPLMSSISKGLGYIHYMDNPWFQLYPDIGNLSAWDNDVPMELIAGRGHIVAVHVKDTQPGVFKGVPFGEGVVDFERCFTALQQSGYRGPYLIEMWSEKAADPIREVKAARAWVVERMINAGLAIGAESCLNS; encoded by the coding sequence ATGGTTCCTTTAGGTATTTACGAAAAGGCGTTACCTAGCGGCGGTAGCTGGTTTGAACGTTTGCAGTTGGCGCGCGAATTGGAGTTCGACTTTGTCGAGATATCGATCGATGAAAGCGATGAGCGTTTGGCACGATTGGACTGGAGCCGCGAGCAGCGTTTGGCATTAGTCACTGCCGTTGCTAACAGCGGCGTACGGGTACCATCAATGTGCTTGAGTGCACATCGGCGTTTTCCTTTAGGCAGTGAGGATGATGCCGTCAGAGATCAGGGGCTGATTATCATGCAGAAAGCCATTCGATTGGCTCAGGATACCGGCATTCGTGTGATCCAACTGGCGGGTTACGACGTCTATTATCAACAGGCGAATGACAATACCCGGGAGAGGTTTCGCTTGGGGCTGCAACAGGCGGTGGAAATGGCCAGTCGTGCACAAGTGACATTGGCGATGGAAATTATGGATTACCCTTTGATGAGCTCCATCAGTAAAGGGCTTGGATACATCCATTATATGGATAATCCTTGGTTCCAGCTCTATCCAGATATTGGCAATCTTTCAGCCTGGGACAATGACGTTCCGATGGAACTGATAGCTGGCCGTGGTCATATCGTTGCCGTGCATGTTAAAGATACCCAGCCTGGAGTTTTCAAGGGAGTCCCTTTTGGTGAGGGCGTTGTGGATTTTGAACGTTGTTTTACCGCCTTGCAGCAAAGTGGTTATCGTGGCCCTTATCTGATCGAAATGTGGAGTGAAAAGGCAGCGGACCCAATACGTGAGGTGAAAGCTGCACGTGCCTGGGTGGTGGAGAGAATGATTAACGCCGGGCTAGCAATAGGAGCAGAGTCATGCTTGAACAGCTGA
- the malT gene encoding HTH-type transcriptional regulator MalT, with product MLIPSKLSRPVRLQNTVVRDRLLVKLACVVNYRLALVNCPAGYGKTTLIAQWAADKSDLGWYSLDESDNQPERFASYLIAALQQATGGHCVKSEALSQKHQYANLSALFAQLFIELSDWHSPLYLVIDDYHLITNHQVHEAMRFFLRHQPENLTLLLLSRTLPPLGIANLRVRDQLLELNTQHLAFTHQEAKQFFDCRLSSPIEQHDSSRLCDEVEGWATALQLIALSARQSASSAQQSAKRLAGLNASHLSDYLVDEVLDRVDADTRSFLLRCSILRSLNDALIVRLTEEDNGQQRLEELERHGLFIHRMDDTGEWFCFHPLFASFLRQRCQWELALELPGLHRSAAEGWLALGYPAEAIHHALAASDVNMLRDILLQHAWSLFHHSELALLEECLNALPYERLIQSPKLALLQAWLAQSQHRYSEVDTLLERAEHAMHNQQVTIDQTLHAEFDALRAQVAINAGKPEEAERLATEALKFLPLSSYYSRIVATSVTGEVHHCKGELARALPMMQQTEQMAHRHQAYHYALWALLQQSEILIAQGFLQAAYETQEKAFGLVREQHLEQLPMHEFLLRIRSQVLWSWSRLDEAEEAAREGLKVLSNYQPQQQLQCLAMLAKCSLARGDLDNANTHLQRCEVLLHGSQYHRDWLTNADKPRVVHWQITGDTVAAANWLRHTEKPGMANNHFMQGQWRNIARVQILLGQYEEAEVVLDELNENARRLRLVSDLNRNLLLSNQLYWQMNRKSDALRVLIEALTLANRTGFISHFVIEGETMAQQLRQLIQLNALPELEQHRAQRILRDINQHHRHKFAHFDENFVDKLLTHPQVPELIRTSPLTQREWQVLGLIYSGYSNEKIANELAVAATTIKTHIRNLYQKLGVAHRQEAVQQAQQLLKMMGYGA from the coding sequence ATGCTGATCCCATCAAAACTGAGCCGTCCGGTACGGCTGCAAAATACCGTGGTACGCGATCGCCTGTTGGTGAAGTTAGCCTGCGTAGTAAACTATCGTCTGGCCTTGGTCAATTGTCCTGCAGGATATGGTAAAACGACGCTGATTGCTCAATGGGCTGCGGACAAATCCGATCTGGGATGGTACTCACTGGATGAGAGTGACAACCAGCCAGAACGCTTTGCCAGCTATCTGATTGCTGCACTCCAGCAGGCAACAGGTGGTCACTGTGTCAAGAGCGAAGCATTAAGCCAAAAACATCAATACGCCAACCTCTCGGCCCTGTTTGCTCAGTTGTTTATCGAACTGTCTGACTGGCATAGCCCCTTATACCTGGTAATCGATGATTACCATTTGATCACTAATCATCAAGTTCATGAAGCAATGCGTTTCTTCCTGCGCCACCAGCCTGAAAATCTGACGTTGCTCCTGCTATCACGAACATTACCACCACTTGGCATCGCCAATCTCCGCGTACGCGATCAATTATTGGAGTTGAATACCCAGCACTTGGCATTTACTCACCAGGAAGCAAAACAGTTCTTTGACTGCCGGCTAAGTTCGCCAATTGAACAACATGACAGCAGCCGATTATGTGACGAAGTAGAAGGCTGGGCGACAGCTCTACAGCTGATCGCTCTTTCTGCCCGTCAATCGGCCTCTTCAGCCCAGCAATCAGCAAAACGTCTGGCCGGGCTGAATGCCAGCCACCTTTCCGATTATCTGGTGGATGAGGTGTTAGATCGTGTCGATGCGGACACCCGCTCCTTTCTGTTGCGCTGCTCGATATTGCGTTCACTGAATGACGCACTGATTGTTCGCTTGACGGAGGAGGATAACGGTCAGCAACGCCTCGAAGAGCTCGAGCGCCACGGGCTATTTATCCACCGTATGGACGATACTGGCGAATGGTTCTGTTTCCATCCCCTTTTCGCCTCGTTCCTACGCCAACGTTGCCAATGGGAGTTGGCGTTAGAATTACCCGGATTGCACCGTTCTGCAGCTGAAGGCTGGTTAGCATTGGGTTATCCAGCCGAAGCCATTCACCATGCACTCGCTGCCAGCGATGTTAATATGTTGCGCGATATCCTGCTACAGCACGCTTGGTCTTTGTTCCACCACAGCGAATTGGCATTGCTCGAAGAGTGTTTGAACGCACTCCCTTACGAGCGGTTGATCCAGAGCCCTAAACTGGCGTTGCTACAAGCCTGGTTAGCACAAAGTCAGCACCGTTATAGCGAGGTGGACACCCTGTTGGAGCGTGCTGAACACGCCATGCATAATCAGCAGGTCACTATTGACCAGACCCTGCATGCGGAATTCGATGCACTGCGTGCTCAAGTGGCAATCAACGCCGGTAAACCCGAAGAGGCTGAGCGGTTGGCGACTGAAGCGCTGAAGTTCCTGCCACTTTCCAGCTATTACAGCCGTATTGTTGCTACCTCGGTCACGGGTGAGGTACATCACTGTAAAGGTGAACTGGCACGGGCATTACCCATGATGCAGCAGACTGAACAGATGGCGCACCGTCATCAGGCTTACCATTACGCGCTGTGGGCTCTTCTGCAGCAAAGCGAGATCCTGATAGCACAGGGTTTCTTGCAGGCAGCTTATGAGACACAGGAAAAAGCCTTCGGGCTGGTACGTGAACAGCATTTAGAACAGTTACCTATGCACGAATTTCTGCTGCGTATCCGTTCACAGGTTCTTTGGTCATGGTCGCGGCTGGATGAAGCTGAAGAGGCAGCCCGTGAAGGGCTAAAAGTGTTGTCTAACTACCAGCCACAACAGCAGTTGCAATGTCTGGCAATGCTAGCGAAGTGTTCACTGGCGCGAGGCGATCTGGATAACGCTAATACTCACCTACAGCGCTGTGAAGTACTGCTTCATGGCTCGCAGTATCACCGTGACTGGCTAACCAACGCCGATAAACCGCGAGTGGTCCATTGGCAGATCACGGGTGATACCGTTGCAGCCGCAAATTGGCTACGCCATACCGAAAAACCCGGTATGGCAAATAACCATTTTATGCAGGGCCAATGGCGCAATATCGCACGAGTACAGATCCTCCTCGGCCAATACGAAGAAGCCGAAGTGGTATTAGACGAATTAAACGAAAACGCTCGTCGCCTGCGGTTAGTAAGCGATCTCAACCGTAACCTTTTACTCAGTAATCAGCTCTACTGGCAAATGAACCGTAAAAGTGATGCGTTAAGAGTTCTGATAGAGGCGCTGACGCTGGCAAACAGGACTGGTTTTATCAGCCATTTTGTTATTGAGGGCGAAACTATGGCGCAACAGCTACGTCAGTTGATCCAACTCAATGCACTACCGGAGTTGGAACAACATCGTGCCCAACGTATTCTGCGCGACATCAACCAGCATCATCGCCACAAATTTGCTCATTTTGATGAGAACTTCGTCGACAAATTACTGACCCATCCACAAGTGCCGGAACTTATTCGTACCAGCCCGTTAACACAGCGTGAATGGCAGGTTTTGGGCCTGATTTACTCAGGTTATAGCAATGAGAAAATAGCCAATGAACTGGCCGTGGCAGCCACCACCATCAAAACCCATATTCGTAATCTTTATCAAAAATTGGGCGTAGCACATCGGCAAGAGGCGGTTCAGCAAGCACAACAGTTACTCAAGATGATGGGATACGGTGCCTAA
- a CDS encoding 3-keto-L-gulonate-6-phosphate decarboxylase UlaD, producing MLQVALDNQSMDDAYRTTRLIANEVDIIEVGTILCVAEGIRAVRDLKALYPDRIVLADAKIADAGKILSRMCFDANADWITVICCADINTTKGALAVAKEFNGDVQIELTGFWTWEQAQEWREVGIQQVVYHRSRDAQAAGVAWSEADITAIKRLSDMGFKVTVTGGLALEDLPLFKGIPIHVFIAGRSIRDASDPVAAARKFKHAIAQLWG from the coding sequence TACCGCACGACGCGCCTGATTGCCAATGAAGTCGATATCATCGAAGTTGGCACCATATTGTGCGTTGCTGAGGGGATTCGTGCGGTTCGCGATCTAAAAGCCCTTTACCCAGACCGGATCGTATTAGCTGATGCCAAAATCGCCGATGCCGGTAAAATTCTCTCGCGCATGTGTTTTGACGCCAATGCAGACTGGATAACGGTGATTTGCTGCGCTGATATTAACACCACCAAGGGTGCACTAGCGGTAGCGAAAGAATTCAATGGTGATGTACAGATCGAGCTGACGGGTTTCTGGACCTGGGAGCAAGCACAAGAATGGCGTGAGGTGGGTATCCAACAAGTGGTTTACCACCGTAGCCGTGACGCGCAGGCTGCTGGGGTGGCATGGAGTGAGGCAGATATCACCGCTATAAAGCGTCTTTCCGATATGGGTTTCAAAGTAACGGTGACCGGCGGGCTGGCATTGGAAGATTTGCCGCTGTTTAAAGGGATCCCTATTCACGTGTTTATTGCTGGCCGTAGCATTCGAGATGCATCCGACCCCGTGGCCGCGGCTCGTAAGTTTAAACACGCTATTGCCCAATTGTGGGGCTAA
- a CDS encoding L-ribulose-5-phosphate 4-epimerase produces the protein MLEQLKQQVYAANMALPAHGLVTYTWGNVSGIDRKSGAVVIKPSGIPYEQMQPADMVVVDLAGNVLEGRFRPSSDTPTHLELYRCYSQLGGIVHTHSTHATAWAQAGRAIPALGTTHADYFAEDIPCTRGLTATEVSGDYELETGRVIVETLGESEPMYTPGIVVYQHGPFSWGSSPDEAVHNAVVLEEVAKMAWISCGINPDLRHIDAHLREKHFSRKHGPNAYYGQQ, from the coding sequence ATGCTTGAACAGCTGAAACAGCAGGTATACGCCGCCAATATGGCTTTGCCTGCACATGGCCTAGTGACCTACACCTGGGGCAACGTCAGTGGGATTGATCGTAAGAGTGGTGCCGTGGTGATCAAACCGAGTGGGATTCCCTATGAGCAAATGCAGCCTGCAGACATGGTGGTTGTGGATTTAGCGGGTAATGTACTCGAAGGACGCTTTAGGCCGTCGTCTGACACCCCGACGCATCTAGAGTTGTATCGTTGCTATTCGCAATTAGGTGGCATTGTCCATACCCATTCAACCCATGCAACAGCTTGGGCTCAGGCTGGGCGAGCCATCCCTGCCTTGGGGACCACTCACGCAGATTACTTTGCGGAAGATATTCCTTGTACCCGAGGCCTGACGGCAACGGAGGTTTCTGGAGACTATGAATTGGAAACCGGGCGGGTCATTGTGGAAACATTGGGTGAGAGCGAACCGATGTATACGCCAGGGATTGTCGTTTATCAGCACGGACCATTTAGTTGGGGCAGCTCACCGGACGAGGCGGTACACAATGCCGTTGTTTTAGAGGAAGTAGCGAAAATGGCTTGGATCAGTTGCGGTATCAATCCTGACCTTCGCCACATTGATGCCCATTTAAGGGAAAAGCATTTCAGTCGCAAACATGGGCCAAATGCTTATTATGGGCAACAGTAG